One segment of Desulfosudis oleivorans Hxd3 DNA contains the following:
- a CDS encoding methyl-accepting chemotaxis protein, giving the protein MLPERIKRASVRTKLLLLVIPVTVIMLGLMFSMSSSAGAFWALGGIMIILNSVIIWFVAGSVLGPVYEIIEICRNMSVDIFEARSDLTARVREFNRSLKDYPHDEKGQAAKWFNKFMKKIQIIMTVVRDKSVVVNDSAGGLLVLTESMQKTVEKNRNRTNAVAGAAEEMNANMESVALAMEQASSNIKMVATSTEEMTATIAEVARNSENASTMTEGAVAQAQKASDQVEELGRAAREIGEVLETIAEISDQTNLLALNATIEAARAGEYGKGFAVVANEIKELASATSEATMEIKNKIEGIQNSTAGTIKEISQITKIINDVNEVVATIATAVEQQTTTTREIANNVARASTGIGEVNENVAQSSMVAAEIAKDILAIDQSASEIADKTQEVNTGTVRMREVTTETANMTSRFIIDQQAEEEMV; this is encoded by the coding sequence ATGCTTCCTGAGAGGATAAAACGGGCGAGTGTTCGTACCAAGCTGCTGCTGCTGGTGATTCCGGTCACCGTGATCATGCTGGGGCTCATGTTTTCCATGAGCAGCTCCGCCGGTGCCTTCTGGGCCCTGGGCGGCATCATGATCATTTTAAACAGTGTGATTATATGGTTCGTGGCAGGCAGCGTGCTGGGGCCGGTTTACGAGATCATCGAAATCTGCAGGAACATGTCGGTGGATATTTTTGAAGCCAGAAGCGACCTCACCGCCCGTGTCCGGGAATTCAACCGCAGCCTGAAGGACTACCCCCACGATGAAAAGGGCCAGGCGGCCAAGTGGTTCAACAAGTTTATGAAAAAGATTCAGATCATCATGACCGTGGTCCGGGACAAATCAGTGGTGGTGAATGATTCGGCCGGCGGCCTGCTGGTCCTGACCGAGTCCATGCAGAAGACCGTTGAAAAGAACCGCAACCGCACCAATGCCGTGGCCGGCGCCGCCGAGGAGATGAACGCCAACATGGAATCCGTGGCCCTGGCCATGGAGCAGGCCTCGTCCAACATCAAGATGGTGGCCACCTCCACCGAGGAGATGACCGCCACCATCGCCGAGGTGGCCCGCAACTCCGAGAACGCCAGCACCATGACCGAGGGGGCCGTGGCCCAGGCCCAGAAGGCGTCAGACCAGGTGGAAGAGCTGGGCCGGGCGGCCCGGGAGATCGGCGAGGTGCTGGAGACCATCGCCGAGATTTCCGACCAGACCAACCTGCTGGCCTTAAACGCCACCATCGAGGCGGCCCGGGCCGGCGAATACGGCAAGGGGTTTGCCGTGGTGGCCAACGAGATCAAGGAGCTGGCCTCGGCCACCTCCGAGGCCACCATGGAGATCAAGAACAAGATCGAGGGCATTCAGAACTCCACGGCCGGCACCATCAAGGAGATCAGCCAGATCACCAAGATCATCAACGACGTCAACGAGGTGGTGGCCACCATTGCCACGGCCGTGGAACAGCAGACCACCACCACCCGGGAAATCGCCAACAACGTGGCCCGGGCCTCCACCGGCATCGGCGAGGTCAATGAGAACGTGGCCCAGTCCTCCATGGTGGCCGCCGAGATCGCCAAAGACATTCTGGCCATCGACCAGTCGGCCAGTGAGATCGCGGACAAGACACAGGAGGTCAACACCGGCACGGTCCGTATGCGCGAAGTGACCACTGAGACCGCGAACATGACCTCCCGGTTCATCATCGACCAGCAGGCCGAAGAAGAGATGGTGTAG
- a CDS encoding FKBP-type peptidyl-prolyl cis-trans isomerase, whose protein sequence is MTQAQNGNTVKVHYTGKLENGEIFDSSEGRDPLEFTIGQGQMIPGFEAAVIGMKAGETKTAEKVPADQAYAYHEELVMEVGRDQIPENLSTEVGQRLQAQQPDGQVLVVEIVAATDDTVTLDANHPLAGKDLYFDLEVVEVS, encoded by the coding sequence ATGACACAGGCCCAGAACGGCAACACCGTAAAAGTGCACTATACCGGGAAACTGGAAAACGGCGAGATTTTTGATTCGTCAGAAGGCCGGGACCCGCTGGAGTTTACCATCGGGCAGGGACAGATGATTCCCGGGTTCGAGGCGGCGGTGATCGGCATGAAAGCCGGTGAAACCAAGACCGCCGAGAAAGTCCCGGCCGACCAGGCCTATGCCTACCACGAGGAGCTGGTCATGGAGGTGGGCCGGGACCAGATTCCGGAAAACCTCAGCACCGAAGTCGGCCAGCGCCTGCAGGCCCAGCAGCCGGACGGACAGGTCCTTGTGGTGGAGATTGTCGCGGCCACGGATGACACGGTTACACTGGACGCCAACCATCCCCTGGCCGGCAAAGACCTGTACTTTGACCTGGAGGTGGTGGAAGTCAGCTAG
- the selB gene encoding selenocysteine-specific translation elongation factor: MRQLILGTAGHIDHGKSSFVKALTGTDPDRLKEEKARGITIELGFASLTLPGGQQVGIVDVPGHEKFIKNMVAGASGIDMVAMVIAADEGVMPQTREHMDICTLLGIDHGLVVLTKIDMVDEEMLELAMADVEDFTQNTFLEGAPVLPVSAVTGEGIAEFPAILERLAANVPDRNPTDLLRIPIDRVFSMKGFGTVITGTLVAGAVTVGETVELYPFDVRTRVRGLQVHNSSVERADAGLRTAINLQGLEKTEITRGGVVGRPDQLLPTYMLDIYFHALKSNARPIKHRAPVRVHCGTAEVMGQIILLDRETLDPGQDTVVQIRLKEPVVCVKDDRVVVRSYSPVRTIGGGPVLNPVPVKHRRNDSSLVEAIANLASAPPEAVIAFHCEQAGFRGVSLPALRVMTNLPDKALTRAMDGLLSGQTILLVDREKQVYVHKTLFDKTAFEMRAILDAFHRDNPLKKGMPRQDIKSRIARRAGDKLFERVLDRMVKKKEVVQDGDTVHLSGHAVALASDQGKIREDLLNLLAQSGLTPPTLKELPGAIGTQDTGAVREVLYLLVQQKDLVRVKDDLYFNSAVLERLESELVDFLNKNGTIDAPRFKEMTGASRKYTIPLLEYFDAKKVTIRVGDTRKLRQ, encoded by the coding sequence GTGCGACAGCTGATTCTGGGAACCGCCGGCCATATCGATCACGGCAAATCCAGCTTTGTCAAGGCCCTCACCGGCACCGACCCGGACCGTCTCAAGGAGGAGAAGGCCAGGGGCATCACCATTGAGCTGGGGTTTGCCTCCCTTACCCTTCCCGGCGGCCAGCAGGTGGGCATCGTGGATGTGCCCGGCCATGAAAAGTTCATCAAGAACATGGTGGCCGGGGCTTCGGGCATCGACATGGTGGCCATGGTGATCGCCGCCGACGAGGGGGTGATGCCCCAGACCCGGGAACACATGGACATCTGCACCCTGCTGGGCATTGACCACGGCCTTGTGGTGCTGACCAAGATCGACATGGTGGACGAAGAGATGCTGGAACTGGCCATGGCCGACGTGGAAGACTTTACGCAAAACACCTTTCTGGAGGGGGCCCCGGTGCTGCCCGTCTCCGCTGTTACAGGGGAGGGCATTGCCGAGTTTCCCGCGATCCTGGAACGCCTGGCCGCGAATGTGCCGGACCGCAACCCCACCGACCTGCTGCGCATTCCCATTGACCGGGTTTTTTCCATGAAAGGATTCGGCACGGTGATTACCGGCACCCTGGTGGCCGGCGCCGTGACCGTGGGTGAAACCGTGGAGCTTTACCCTTTTGACGTCCGGACCAGGGTGCGGGGCCTTCAGGTCCACAACAGCAGCGTGGAGCGGGCCGATGCCGGCCTGCGCACCGCCATCAACCTTCAGGGCCTGGAAAAAACCGAGATCACCCGCGGCGGCGTGGTGGGCCGGCCGGACCAGCTTTTGCCCACCTATATGCTGGACATCTATTTTCACGCGTTGAAGAGCAATGCAAGGCCCATCAAGCACCGTGCCCCGGTGCGGGTCCACTGCGGCACGGCCGAGGTGATGGGCCAGATAATCCTGCTGGACCGGGAGACCCTTGATCCCGGCCAGGACACCGTGGTCCAGATTCGGTTAAAGGAGCCGGTGGTGTGCGTCAAGGATGACCGGGTGGTGGTGCGCAGTTATTCGCCGGTGCGCACCATCGGCGGCGGCCCGGTGTTAAACCCGGTGCCGGTCAAGCACCGGCGCAACGATTCATCCCTGGTAGAGGCCATCGCAAACCTGGCATCGGCCCCGCCCGAGGCGGTCATCGCCTTTCACTGCGAGCAGGCCGGGTTTCGGGGCGTTTCACTGCCCGCGCTCCGGGTCATGACCAACCTTCCGGACAAGGCCCTGACAAGGGCCATGGACGGTTTGCTGTCGGGCCAGACCATTCTGCTGGTGGACCGGGAAAAACAGGTCTATGTTCACAAAACGCTTTTTGACAAAACCGCTTTTGAGATGCGGGCCATTCTCGACGCATTTCACCGGGACAACCCCTTGAAAAAAGGCATGCCCCGGCAGGACATCAAATCCAGGATCGCACGCCGGGCCGGTGACAAGCTGTTTGAGCGGGTGCTGGACCGCATGGTCAAAAAAAAGGAGGTGGTCCAGGATGGCGACACCGTGCACCTGTCCGGCCATGCCGTGGCCCTGGCCTCGGACCAGGGGAAAATCAGGGAAGACCTGCTGAACCTGCTGGCCCAAAGCGGCCTTACACCACCCACCCTCAAGGAGTTGCCCGGGGCCATCGGCACCCAGGATACCGGGGCGGTCCGCGAAGTGCTTTACCTGCTGGTGCAGCAGAAAGACCTGGTAAGGGTCAAGGACGATCTTTATTTTAATAGCGCTGTTCTCGAACGCCTTGAATCCGAACTGGTTGATTTTTTAAATAAAAACGGAACAATCGACGCGCCCCGGTTCAAGGAGATGACCGGCGCCTCCCGCAAATACACCATCCCGTTGCTGGAATATTTTGACGCGAAAAAGGTGACCATTCGCGTGGGGGACACCCGCAAGCTCAGGCAATGA
- a CDS encoding HAD-IIB family hydrolase — protein MTKRGLYIQMFSIHGLVRDRNMEMGRDADTGGQVLYVVELARHLSRHKDVERVDLLTRRVTDKAVSSDYAEPVVQVNDKFRIVRIPCGGGRYLRKELLWPHLDEYVDKTIQFIRSQDRVPDIVHGHYADAGYVASQLAQLFDIGFVFTGHSLGRQKKERLLKDGMREADIIKKYRIDHRIRVEEDVLKSCDLVVTSTHQEVEKQYGAYTDHHLPERFCVIPPGIDVDRFYPYYHDIAGDNERTEAALFARASVIEEMNRFFMQPDKPLVLALSRPDKRKNISGLIQAFGSDRELSSMANLAVFAGIRKDITRMGDNEQDVLTMMLLSMDKYDLYGKMAIPKQHDFEHEVPELYRIAAERKGVFVNVALTEPFGLTLIEAAATGLPLVATKDGGPRDIMANCDCGLLVDPLNPEEISGAIKTLLTRPDTWKRCSRNGVMNVRKHYTWESHVDRYVKSLRQTLAETGKQGMDVARPSNAIGRRLLRLDRFLITDIDNTLAGEDNSRLDELVRILKENRNRVGFGVATGRTVSSAVAFLKELGVAPPDIVIASVGAELYYGRELQFSNGWATHIAKGWNRERIVDLLADLPFLEYQREETQREFKISYNMAPAKDRIPLIHEILSREKCRYTLIYSHEKYLDILPFRASKGKAIRYLAYKWQVPLSHFLVCGDSGNDEEMLRGDIHGVVVGNYSPELKPLRGRRNVYFAKAPCAAGIIEGLEHYRFLEREGGGKRKKT, from the coding sequence ATGACAAAACGGGGGCTATATATCCAGATGTTCAGCATTCACGGCCTGGTGCGGGACCGCAACATGGAGATGGGCCGGGACGCCGATACCGGGGGCCAGGTGTTGTACGTGGTAGAGCTGGCCCGCCACCTGAGCCGGCACAAGGACGTGGAACGGGTGGACCTGCTGACCCGGCGCGTCACGGACAAGGCGGTTTCCAGTGACTATGCCGAACCGGTGGTGCAGGTCAACGATAAATTCCGCATCGTGCGCATTCCCTGCGGCGGCGGCCGATACCTTCGAAAGGAGCTGTTGTGGCCCCATCTGGACGAGTACGTGGACAAGACCATTCAGTTCATCCGGTCACAGGACCGGGTGCCGGATATTGTTCACGGTCATTATGCCGATGCCGGGTACGTGGCGTCCCAGCTGGCCCAGCTGTTTGACATCGGGTTTGTGTTCACCGGTCACTCCCTGGGCCGCCAGAAAAAGGAGCGGCTGCTCAAGGACGGCATGCGCGAGGCCGATATTATAAAAAAGTACCGCATCGACCACCGCATTCGCGTGGAGGAGGATGTGCTTAAAAGCTGCGACCTGGTGGTGACCAGTACGCACCAGGAGGTGGAAAAGCAGTACGGCGCCTACACGGACCACCACCTGCCGGAACGGTTCTGCGTGATTCCGCCGGGTATCGACGTGGACCGTTTCTATCCCTATTACCACGATATCGCCGGGGACAACGAGCGCACCGAGGCGGCCCTCTTTGCCCGGGCTTCGGTGATCGAGGAGATGAACCGGTTTTTCATGCAGCCGGACAAGCCCCTGGTGCTGGCCCTGTCGCGGCCGGACAAGCGCAAGAACATATCCGGCCTGATCCAGGCCTTCGGCTCGGACCGGGAGCTTTCCTCCATGGCCAACCTGGCGGTATTTGCCGGTATTCGAAAAGACATCACCCGGATGGGCGATAACGAGCAGGACGTGCTGACCATGATGTTGCTCTCCATGGACAAGTATGACCTGTACGGCAAGATGGCCATTCCCAAGCAGCACGATTTTGAACACGAGGTGCCCGAGCTTTACCGCATTGCCGCCGAGCGCAAAGGGGTGTTTGTCAACGTGGCCCTGACCGAACCCTTCGGCCTCACCCTGATCGAGGCCGCGGCCACCGGCCTGCCCCTTGTGGCTACAAAGGACGGCGGGCCCCGGGATATCATGGCCAACTGCGACTGCGGCCTGCTGGTGGACCCGCTGAACCCGGAGGAGATCAGCGGCGCCATCAAGACCCTTCTCACCCGGCCGGACACATGGAAGCGCTGTTCGCGCAACGGTGTGATGAACGTGCGGAAACACTACACCTGGGAGAGCCACGTGGACCGGTATGTGAAATCCCTGCGCCAGACCTTGGCCGAGACGGGAAAACAGGGCATGGACGTGGCCCGGCCCTCCAACGCCATCGGCCGGCGCCTGCTGCGGCTGGACCGCTTTCTGATCACCGATATCGACAACACACTGGCCGGAGAGGACAACAGCCGGCTGGACGAACTGGTTCGCATTCTTAAGGAGAACCGGAACCGCGTGGGGTTCGGTGTGGCCACGGGCCGAACCGTTTCATCGGCCGTGGCCTTTCTCAAGGAACTGGGTGTGGCGCCACCGGATATCGTGATCGCCTCCGTGGGGGCCGAGCTCTATTACGGCCGGGAGCTTCAATTTTCCAACGGCTGGGCCACTCATATCGCCAAGGGCTGGAACCGGGAGAGAATCGTGGACCTGCTGGCCGACCTGCCGTTTCTGGAGTATCAGCGGGAAGAGACCCAGCGGGAGTTTAAAATCAGCTACAACATGGCACCGGCAAAGGACCGCATTCCCCTGATCCACGAAATCCTTTCCCGGGAAAAGTGCCGGTATACCCTGATCTACTCCCATGAAAAATACCTGGATATCCTTCCCTTCCGGGCCTCAAAAGGCAAGGCGATCCGCTACCTGGCCTACAAGTGGCAGGTGCCGCTCTCTCATTTTCTGGTGTGCGGGGATTCGGGCAATGACGAGGAGATGCTCCGGGGTGACATTCATGGCGTGGTGGTGGGCAACTACAGCCCGGAACTTAAGCCGCTTCGGGGCCGCCGCAACGTCTATTTTGCCAAGGCCCCCTGCGCCGCCGGCATTATCGAGGGGCTGGAACATTACCGCTTCCTGGAAAGGGAGGGCGGTGGAAAAAGGAAAAAGACATGA
- a CDS encoding carbohydrate kinase family protein, with protein MVVAIGEVLFDVFPEDKRIGGAPFNFAVHLANMGFPVHFVTRVGKDANGRAILDLMHRFGLSRENVQIDPEYATGRVMVHPEADGGHRFDIVAPAAYDYLACTDQVMDLMRTPPDMVYFGTLAQRSEQSRQAMEEMFQAAPPETRFFCDINLRPGGYDRAIVDGALQQADLLKLNDAELAVIGEMFDIQGDTETMIRRLMEARGLVLVALTLGSRGGRLFTPDDHVRIDLPSRSAGPPVVDTVGAGDAFAAVTAAGFLQNRHLSTILEAATEFAGRICGIQGAVPDSPDFYRQGRLPEFFYKDTGESR; from the coding sequence ATGGTGGTGGCTATCGGCGAGGTGTTGTTTGACGTTTTCCCCGAAGACAAGCGGATCGGCGGCGCCCCCTTTAATTTTGCCGTTCACCTGGCAAACATGGGGTTTCCCGTTCACTTTGTCACCCGGGTGGGAAAGGATGCCAACGGCAGGGCGATTCTGGACCTGATGCACCGGTTCGGGCTGTCCCGCGAGAACGTTCAGATCGATCCCGAGTATGCCACCGGCCGGGTCATGGTCCATCCAGAGGCGGACGGGGGCCACCGGTTTGATATTGTTGCGCCGGCAGCCTACGACTACCTGGCGTGCACCGATCAAGTCATGGACCTGATGCGCACCCCGCCGGACATGGTCTATTTCGGTACCCTGGCCCAGCGGTCTGAGCAGAGCCGGCAGGCCATGGAAGAGATGTTTCAGGCGGCCCCGCCGGAAACCCGGTTTTTCTGCGATATCAACCTTCGACCCGGCGGCTATGACCGGGCAATTGTCGATGGCGCCCTGCAACAGGCCGACCTGCTGAAGCTCAATGACGCGGAGCTGGCCGTTATCGGAGAGATGTTTGACATTCAAGGGGATACGGAAACCATGATTCGCCGGCTGATGGAAGCCCGCGGGCTGGTGCTGGTGGCCCTGACCCTGGGCAGCCGGGGCGGCCGGTTGTTTACCCCTGACGATCATGTCCGCATCGACCTGCCGTCCCGGTCCGCCGGTCCGCCGGTGGTGGACACCGTGGGCGCCGGTGATGCCTTTGCCGCGGTCACGGCCGCCGGGTTCTTGCAGAACCGTCATCTGTCAACCATTCTGGAGGCAGCCACGGAGTTTGCCGGCCGCATCTGCGGTATTCAGGGCGCGGTGCCCGATTCACCCGATTTTTACAGGCAGGGTCGCCTGCCCGAATTTTTTTACAAAGACACCGGAGAAAGCCGATGA
- a CDS encoding BrnT family toxin yields MSELLFEWDERKERANIKKHGVSFEEARAVFYDVHAIQYFDPDHSDKEERFILLGISYRLRVLVVCHCFRKSDKIIRIISARKADGDEENEYWRHRS; encoded by the coding sequence ATGAGCGAGTTACTGTTTGAATGGGACGAACGGAAGGAGCGGGCGAATATTAAAAAGCATGGGGTTTCTTTTGAGGAAGCCCGCGCTGTTTTTTATGATGTGCATGCCATTCAATATTTCGACCCTGATCATTCAGACAAGGAGGAACGGTTTATTCTGCTCGGCATCAGTTACAGGCTCAGGGTGCTTGTCGTGTGCCACTGCTTTCGAAAAAGCGATAAAATTATCAGGATCATTTCCGCCAGGAAAGCCGACGGGGATGAAGAAAATGAATACTGGAGGCACAGATCATGA
- a CDS encoding DUF2333 family protein translates to MNEEKFSAYAVPRVVAAVVIVALVVWGTSFVLNFLSPESDDHAAVDSHGPASVVTADAAGHGETSAVVTEHATDDAAAPPAAVDTHTPVAAEKADKKRKTVVTTTPAPYAPASEHGGAAGAAGSKPKTKGLAFVNAMIKPMEYELSERFMGWRPNDIVQPTDNVNNFQLGVLEVTRRTAVMLAERLSRTGTTDIMDENLERAMNWFMVAADSYWLPSAENKYQEGVEEVRAYGHKLTRGEARFFTRSDNIIPLFKTYADVLGGCDENLVKSHEKDGSRVSTFAADDYFYYAKGVASTMLVILEAVAEDFHETLETRGSADTLHHAIESCHHAANLDPLIILESDLDGIFANHRANMAAHISHARFYLDVLVNALST, encoded by the coding sequence ATGAACGAAGAGAAATTCAGCGCTTATGCGGTGCCACGGGTGGTCGCGGCCGTGGTGATCGTGGCGCTTGTGGTGTGGGGAACATCTTTTGTCTTAAACTTTCTAAGCCCTGAAAGCGACGACCATGCAGCCGTTGACAGTCATGGCCCGGCTTCCGTTGTCACGGCGGACGCCGCCGGTCATGGAGAAACCAGTGCTGTCGTGACGGAGCATGCGACTGATGATGCCGCTGCACCTCCTGCTGCCGTCGATACACACACCCCGGTGGCCGCGGAAAAAGCCGATAAAAAACGCAAAACCGTGGTCACCACCACGCCGGCCCCTTATGCCCCGGCGTCTGAACACGGGGGCGCGGCCGGCGCGGCCGGTTCAAAACCCAAAACCAAGGGGCTGGCTTTTGTCAATGCCATGATCAAACCCATGGAATACGAGCTCAGCGAACGGTTCATGGGGTGGCGGCCCAATGATATTGTTCAGCCCACCGACAACGTCAATAATTTTCAGCTGGGCGTTCTGGAAGTGACCCGCCGAACCGCGGTGATGCTGGCCGAACGGCTCTCCCGCACCGGCACCACCGATATTATGGACGAAAATCTGGAACGGGCCATGAACTGGTTCATGGTGGCCGCAGACAGTTACTGGCTTCCTTCCGCTGAAAACAAATACCAGGAGGGCGTTGAGGAAGTGCGGGCCTATGGCCACAAGCTGACCAGGGGCGAAGCCAGGTTTTTCACCCGTTCGGACAACATCATCCCCCTGTTTAAAACCTATGCCGATGTGCTGGGCGGATGCGACGAGAACCTTGTCAAGTCCCATGAGAAAGACGGCAGCCGGGTGAGCACCTTTGCCGCGGATGATTATTTCTATTATGCCAAGGGCGTGGCCAGCACCATGCTGGTGATCCTGGAGGCAGTGGCCGAGGATTTTCATGAAACCCTTGAGACCCGGGGTAGCGCGGATACCCTTCACCACGCCATCGAGTCCTGTCATCACGCGGCAAACCTGGATCCCCTGATCATTCTGGAAAGCGACCTGGACGGCATTTTTGCCAATCACCGGGCCAACATGGCGGCCCATATCAGCCATGCCCGGTTCTACCTGGATGTGCTGGTCAACGCGCTGTCCACATAA
- a CDS encoding chalcone isomerase family protein, whose translation MVKRLLMVGLLVVCMASIASAVTVGKVTLPDSITIAGENLVLNGAGIREKRVVLVNVDIYAAGLYLKSKTTDAQAIIDADESMALKIQIISSLISSERFVEAAVVGFEEATGGNTASIQKEIDMFLSVFAEEIKPDDVFDIQYVKGVGTKVYKNGKAEPEVVVAGMPIKKALFGIWLAPRTEKAMQNLGKDLLGIAGK comes from the coding sequence ATGGTTAAACGTTTATTGATGGTGGGTCTGTTGGTGGTTTGCATGGCATCAATCGCGTCAGCGGTAACGGTGGGAAAGGTGACCCTCCCGGATTCGATCACCATAGCGGGTGAAAATCTGGTGTTAAACGGGGCCGGCATTCGGGAAAAAAGGGTGGTGCTGGTAAACGTGGATATTTACGCGGCCGGTCTTTACCTGAAAAGCAAAACCACTGATGCCCAGGCCATTATCGACGCGGATGAATCCATGGCCCTGAAAATTCAGATCATCTCCAGCCTGATCTCCTCTGAACGGTTTGTCGAGGCCGCGGTGGTAGGCTTTGAGGAGGCCACCGGCGGCAACACCGCGTCCATTCAAAAAGAGATCGACATGTTCCTGTCGGTGTTTGCCGAGGAGATCAAGCCGGACGACGTGTTTGATATTCAGTATGTGAAGGGCGTTGGCACCAAGGTTTACAAGAACGGCAAGGCCGAGCCCGAGGTGGTGGTCGCCGGCATGCCCATTAAAAAGGCTCTGTTCGGCATCTGGCTGGCGCCGAGAACCGAAAAAGCCATGCAGAACCTGGGCAAGGACCTGCTGGGGATTGCCGGAAAGTAA
- a CDS encoding BrnA antitoxin family protein: protein MRDHYDFSKMKGRKNPYVKHLKQPVTMRLDRDTVQYFKTMAEETGIPYQSLINLYLRDCAANNRKLHAEWLP from the coding sequence ATGAGAGACCATTATGATTTTTCCAAAATGAAGGGCCGCAAGAACCCTTATGTAAAGCATCTGAAACAGCCGGTGACCATGCGCCTGGACCGGGACACGGTCCAGTATTTTAAGACCATGGCCGAGGAGACCGGAATTCCCTACCAGAGCCTGATCAATCTTTACCTTCGGGATTGTGCGGCGAACAACAGAAAGCTGCATGCGGAGTGGCTGCCATAG
- the gtfA gene encoding sucrose phosphorylase, with the protein MTLRNRIQVISYPDSLGKNLQELHYVLRRYFADAAGGVHLLPFYPSSADRGFAPVTYYQVDPAFGTWRDIELIQEDFDITIDFMVNHISRQSKYVADFIEKGDKSEYADMFLSFNKLAPDGEIRKEDLDKVYTRKPSPPYQVIERPDGSRETIWSTFDYEQIDVDVQSPVTRELFRDFLIFLSRRKPEFIRMDAFAYTTIRLGTNCFFVEPEVWELLEMLEGFVSPFGVQLLPEVHEHYSYQLKLAEKGYWVYDFALPMLVLHTLYHHTNKRLLHWLRICPRRQFTTLDTHDGLGVVDVADLMSQEEIERTVDGLYEKGSNIKRIYSTADYQNLDIYQVNCTYYSALERNDDSYLAARTLQFYAPGIPHVYYVGLLAGENDVALVEATRNGRDINRHNYTLDEIAVAVEREVVQRLIRLMRFRSSYPAFDGELVIEETPENRVALTWNMPPYTTTARVDLDSYRTEITFWDADTRSEKSFVV; encoded by the coding sequence ATGACCCTGAGAAACCGGATTCAGGTTATCAGTTACCCGGACAGCCTGGGAAAAAACCTTCAGGAGCTGCACTACGTGTTGCGCCGCTATTTTGCCGATGCCGCCGGTGGCGTGCATCTGCTTCCCTTTTACCCGTCGTCCGCGGACCGGGGGTTTGCCCCCGTTACCTATTACCAGGTGGACCCCGCCTTCGGCACCTGGCGTGACATCGAGCTGATTCAGGAGGACTTTGACATCACCATCGACTTCATGGTCAACCACATCTCCCGCCAGTCCAAGTACGTGGCCGACTTCATTGAAAAGGGAGATAAATCCGAATATGCCGACATGTTCTTGAGTTTCAACAAGCTGGCGCCCGACGGTGAAATCCGCAAGGAAGATCTGGACAAGGTCTATACGAGAAAGCCGTCGCCTCCCTATCAGGTGATTGAACGGCCCGACGGTTCACGGGAGACCATCTGGTCCACGTTTGACTACGAACAGATCGACGTGGATGTCCAGTCCCCGGTCACCCGGGAGCTGTTCCGGGATTTTCTGATTTTTCTTTCCCGCCGAAAGCCGGAATTTATCCGCATGGACGCTTTTGCCTACACCACCATTCGCCTGGGCACCAACTGCTTCTTTGTCGAACCGGAAGTGTGGGAGCTTCTGGAAATGCTGGAGGGGTTTGTCTCCCCCTTCGGCGTGCAGCTGCTGCCAGAGGTCCACGAGCACTACTCCTACCAGTTGAAGCTGGCTGAAAAAGGCTACTGGGTCTATGACTTTGCCCTGCCCATGCTGGTGCTGCACACCCTTTATCATCACACCAACAAGCGGCTGCTGCACTGGCTTCGCATCTGTCCCCGCCGGCAGTTCACCACCCTGGACACCCATGACGGCCTGGGCGTGGTGGACGTGGCCGACCTCATGAGCCAGGAGGAGATCGAGCGCACCGTGGACGGTCTGTATGAAAAGGGTTCCAACATCAAGCGCATCTATTCCACCGCCGATTACCAGAACCTGGACATCTACCAGGTCAACTGCACCTACTATTCGGCACTGGAGCGCAACGACGACTCCTACCTGGCGGCCCGGACCCTTCAGTTCTACGCGCCGGGCATTCCTCATGTTTACTACGTGGGGCTGCTGGCCGGGGAAAACGATGTGGCCCTGGTGGAGGCCACCCGGAACGGCCGGGACATCAACCGGCACAATTACACCCTGGACGAAATCGCCGTGGCGGTGGAGCGGGAGGTGGTGCAGCGGCTGATCCGGCTGATGCGGTTTCGCAGCAGCTATCCCGCCTTTGACGGCGAGCTGGTCATCGAAGAGACACCGGAAAACCGGGTGGCCCTCACGTGGAACATGCCTCCCTATACCACCACGGCCCGGGTGGACCTGGACAGCTACCGCACCGAGATCACCTTCTGGGATGCCGATACCCGGTCGGAAAAGTCTTTTGTGGTATGA